The following coding sequences lie in one Myxococcus xanthus genomic window:
- a CDS encoding EF-hand domain-containing protein, translating to MATKSRKTAVAKKSSRRSATAKKTTAKKAAAKKTTAKKAAAKKTTAKKAAAKKTTAKKAAAKKTTAKKAAAKKAPAKKAPARKAATRRTSESRRERPTTGSPFVEQVETTSAGLQPLAPVHAAVDEFTSSGNEVLDIFQRYDRDRTGTIDRAEFARLLEALGQNISDEELEIAVDIVDTDRTGKISWNEFKAWWNSR from the coding sequence ATGGCGACGAAGTCACGCAAGACGGCTGTTGCGAAGAAGTCATCCCGGCGTAGCGCGACAGCGAAGAAGACCACGGCGAAGAAGGCAGCGGCGAAGAAGACCACGGCCAAGAAGGCGGCGGCGAAGAAGACCACGGCCAAGAAGGCGGCGGCGAAGAAGACCACGGCCAAGAAGGCGGCGGCGAAGAAGACCACGGCGAAGAAGGCGGCGGCGAAGAAGGCCCCCGCGAAGAAGGCCCCCGCGCGAAAGGCAGCGACGCGGCGGACCTCCGAGTCTCGGCGTGAGCGGCCCACGACAGGGTCACCCTTCGTCGAGCAGGTGGAGACGACGTCCGCGGGGCTCCAGCCCCTGGCTCCCGTCCACGCCGCGGTGGACGAGTTCACCAGCTCCGGCAACGAGGTGCTCGACATCTTCCAGCGGTATGACCGCGACCGGACCGGCACCATCGACCGTGCTGAGTTCGCGCGCTTGCTGGAGGCGCTGGGGCAGAACATCTCCGACGAGGAATTGGAAATCGCCGTCGACATCGTCGACACGGACCGCACCGGGAAGATTTCCTGGAACGAGTTCAAGGCCTGGTGGAACAGCCGCTGA